DNA from Gammaproteobacteria bacterium:
CTGCTTTTCATCCACGGCCAGCACGTACACCTTCGGCACCACCGGGATCAAATGCTCGCGCTCCGTGTCGGCCACCACCAGCACGTCGTTGGCGCCCGCCGTTTCCATAATCCGCCGCACCCGGCCCAACTCCGCGCCCCGGCGGTTGATTACGCGCATCCCGACCAGATCGGCGACGAAATGCTCGCCTTTCCCGCGCGGCGGGAGCTGCGCACGTGTAATCGCGATCTCCACGTCCCGCATGCCGAGCGCCGTATCCCGATCCTCGATACCCGCCAGTTCAGCTACGAGGCCCCTGCCCTGCACGCGGCCCGTGACGACTTCACGCGGCTCCCAGATGCGGTCCCGCCGCAAATACCAGGGCGAGTAGGTGAAAATCTCCTCTTTCGGCTTGGTGTACGAATAAATTTTCACCCACCCCTTGACGCCATGCACGCCAACAATGCGGCCGACGGGCACAAAATTCTCGTGTCCCGCCGCGCGGTCAGAGGTCGCGTCGGCGGGCGCGGACACAACGGGAGG
Protein-coding regions in this window:
- the rimM gene encoding ribosome maturation factor RimM (Essential for efficient processing of 16S rRNA); protein product: MSAPADATSDRAAGHENFVPVGRIVGVHGVKGWVKIYSYTKPKEEIFTYSPWYLRRDRIWEPREVVTGRVQGRGLVAELAGIEDRDTALGMRDVEIAITRAQLPPRGKGEHFVADLVGMRVINRRGAELGRVRRIMETAGANDVLVVADTEREHLIPVVPKVYVLAVDEKQGRIDVDWEPEFS